Within Caloranaerobacter ferrireducens, the genomic segment TTTGTTTAAGTGGCCTTTGGCCACTTTTTTTCTATTTGTCTAAGAAAGTTTATAATTTTCTATGGATTATAAAAGCGAATGCTTGAAAGAATTTAGTTTTTTCTTTCGCATGAGAGTTATTTTCATAAATATTTTACTTTGTCTACAAGCTCTAATACTATTTATCTATAAAAATACATATTATTTATAACATAAAGGAATTGTAAACCGATTAAAGGGGTGATATCTATGCAGGATATTATTAGTATAAGTCAAAATAAGTGCAAACAATGCTATTCTTGTGTTCGAAATTGTCCTGCCAAAGCTGTACAAATAGAAAGTGGACAGGCTAAAATAGTTCATTCAAGATGCATTAATTGTGGTAAGTGTATTAAAAGTTGTCCTCAAGAAGCTAAAATAGTTATTGATAGTAAAGGAAAAACACTTAGTATATTAAGAGAAAATGATACAGTTATAGCCTGCATAGCTCCCTCATTTATAGTAAGTTTTCATGAATATAATTATAAAAAGATAGTTGGGGCTTTAAAAGAAGTTGGTTTCTCAGAAGTATGGGAAGTTGCAGTAGGTGCAGAGTATATTGTTGAAGCTATCAGTCAGTATATTAAAAATAAAGAAAATAATCTTTTTTTAAGTTCTCCTTGTCCTGCATTTATATCTTTAATAGAAAAGCATTATCCAGAAATGATAAAGTATCTTTTGCCTTTTGTATCACCTATGATTGCTACAGGAAAAATTATTAGAAAGCTACACAAAAACAAAAATATTAAGATAGTTTTTATTGGGCCTTGTGTAGCAAAAAAGTGTGAAGCATTAGAGCCACAATTTGACGGAATTATAGATAGTGTACTTACGTTTGATGAGTTAAAAGATATTTTTGCAATTAAAGGTATTAATATTGAGAATGCTCAAGAAATGGATTTTGATAGTATATATTGCAATGAAGGAAAGTTATTTCCTTTATCAGGAGGGTTATTGGGGAATCTTAAATCCTTATATAATTTGAAAGAAAGTGAATATGTAGTTATAGATAATGATAAAGATTGTGTTGAATTAATAAATGCTATTAAAGCTGGTAAATTTAAAGGTAAGTTTGTTGATGTTTTAATGTGTAGAGGATGTATAGATGGACCTAAGATTGATAGCAGTTTAAACTATTATGAAAGAATTAATAAGATTTATGAATACATAAAAAATAGTGCTAAAAAAGCAAAAAAACGAAATATAAAATTAGAATTAGATTTTATAAGGTATTATAGAAATAAAAGAAGTATATTACCTTATCCTACAGAAAGCGAAATACAGAGAATATTAAATATGACTAATAAATTTACTAAAGAAGATGAACTGAATTGTGGTGCATGTGGATATAGTACATGCAGAGATAAAGCAATAGCTGTATTTCAGGGAATTGCAGAAGTGGATATGTGTTTACCATATCTTATTTCTAAAAAGACTAAACTAGTTGAACAATTATCTGAAACATTAAAGGAGACAGAAAACTTAAAGGATGAATTAGAAGCGGTTATTGAGTCATCGTATGATGGTCTTGTAGTTACAGATGGAGAGGGTAGAATATTGAAAACAAATTCAGCGTGGAGGAAAATGGTAGGATATGAAACTAAAAAAGAAGAATCCGTTAAAGATATAGAAAGTAAAAATATTATTTTTCCTTCAGCAACTTTATTAGTATTAAAGGAAAAAAGAAGAATATCTTTTATTCAGCATTCTCATAATGGTAAAGAGTATTTGGCAACAGCTACACCTATATTTGATAGCAATTCCTCAATAAAAAGGGTAGTAACTAATATAAGAGATATAGATGAATTAAATAGATTAAGAGATCAAATAGAAGAAACTAGAAAACTGCAAAAATATTACAAAGAGACTAAAAGCAGAACATATAACAAAGAATATCACAATGAGAATATTGTAGCTAACAGTATTGAATTTGGAGAAGTATTAAGTTTAGCAAGTAGTGTAGCGAAAGTTGATTCTACAGTTTTGATTTTAGGGGAGTCAGGGGTAGGAAAAGAGATTGTTGCAAATTTTATACATAATCTAAGTACAAGAAAGGATAAGCCTTTTATTAAAATTAATTGTGGTGCTATACCAGATAATTTGATTGAATCTGAGTTATTTGGATATGAAACAGGTGCTTTTACAGGAGCAAAAAAGAAAGGCAAACCAGGACTTATAGAACTTGCACATGAAGGAACATTATTTCTTGATGAAATAGGAGAGATTCCTTTAAATTTGCAGGTTAAATTATTAAGGGTTATACAAGAAAGAAAAATTATGAGAATAGGGGGGATAAGAGAAAAGTATGTAGATGTAAGAATAATAGCTGCTACAAATAGAGATTTATATGATATGGTGCAAAAAGGAGAGTTTAGAGCTGATTTATACTATAGATTGAATGTAGTTCCTATCGAAATACCTCCACTGAGAAAAAGAAAAACTGATATTCTTCCACTATGTTATCATTTTTTAGAGATATTTAATTCGAAATATAGGTGTAATAAAAGGTTATCTAAATCAGTTGAAAGGATTCTTGAAGATTATAATTGGCCTGGAAATGTACGTGAGTTGGAAAACTTAATTGAAAGAGTAGTGGTTACTACACCAAGTGATGTGATAGATATTAAAGATTTGCCTATGTTTTTATTAAATACTAATGATTATTGTAAGAAAGTAGATATAGAGGGGATATTACCTTTAAAGGAAGCTGTTGAGTTAGTTGAGAAGAAATTGATTGAAAAAGCATATAGAAAATACAAATCTACTTATGAGATGGCAAAAGTATTAGGTGTTAATCAGTCAACAGTTGTAAGAAAGATACAGAAATATATAAAGAGTAATGCTTTAGAGCATGATTAAATGCAGTAATGCATTATTTAGTAGTCAATAGTTAGTAGTCGATAGATTTTTGTCTATCGACTATTATCTATTGACTTTTTTTATCTAGTATCTAGTTTCTAGTACCAAGTACCTAGCCCCTAGTATCTATTTGGCATAAATTATGCATTTTATATTTAGCAAATAAAGGGGGGTTAGATATGAGGTTTAATGATTTCTATCAGAATTTAAGAAAATCAGCTGAGGAAGCTATAAAAAACAAGAGAGAAAATGGGAAAATAAGAGCCGTATTAGGATATTCAATATGCAGTGTAAGTGTTGGAGCTAATGAAGTACTAAGATCAATGCAGGAAGTTTTAGTTGAAGCAGATATTGACAATGTAATATTAGAAACTACTGGCTGTATAGGACTTTGCTCTAAGGAACCATTATTAGATATATATATGCCAAATGGTGAGAGATACACTTATGAATTAGTAACGCCTTCGAAAGCTAGAGCTATAGTTATTTCTCATTCTCTTTATGGAGAGCCAATGGAAGAATGGTTACTAAAAATGTAAGGGGGGATATATATGAATTTGCAGCAAATGGTATTAGGGATAATTGAGGAGAAAGGGAATACAAAAGATAAGTTGATCGAGATACTACTTGAAATACAATCAAGAACAGAAGGTAATTATGTACCGAAGGAAACTTTAAAAATAATCTCAGAGTCGTTAGATATACCACTA encodes:
- a CDS encoding sigma 54-interacting transcriptional regulator, with the protein product MQDIISISQNKCKQCYSCVRNCPAKAVQIESGQAKIVHSRCINCGKCIKSCPQEAKIVIDSKGKTLSILRENDTVIACIAPSFIVSFHEYNYKKIVGALKEVGFSEVWEVAVGAEYIVEAISQYIKNKENNLFLSSPCPAFISLIEKHYPEMIKYLLPFVSPMIATGKIIRKLHKNKNIKIVFIGPCVAKKCEALEPQFDGIIDSVLTFDELKDIFAIKGINIENAQEMDFDSIYCNEGKLFPLSGGLLGNLKSLYNLKESEYVVIDNDKDCVELINAIKAGKFKGKFVDVLMCRGCIDGPKIDSSLNYYERINKIYEYIKNSAKKAKKRNIKLELDFIRYYRNKRSILPYPTESEIQRILNMTNKFTKEDELNCGACGYSTCRDKAIAVFQGIAEVDMCLPYLISKKTKLVEQLSETLKETENLKDELEAVIESSYDGLVVTDGEGRILKTNSAWRKMVGYETKKEESVKDIESKNIIFPSATLLVLKEKRRISFIQHSHNGKEYLATATPIFDSNSSIKRVVTNIRDIDELNRLRDQIEETRKLQKYYKETKSRTYNKEYHNENIVANSIEFGEVLSLASSVAKVDSTVLILGESGVGKEIVANFIHNLSTRKDKPFIKINCGAIPDNLIESELFGYETGAFTGAKKKGKPGLIELAHEGTLFLDEIGEIPLNLQVKLLRVIQERKIMRIGGIREKYVDVRIIAATNRDLYDMVQKGEFRADLYYRLNVVPIEIPPLRKRKTDILPLCYHFLEIFNSKYRCNKRLSKSVERILEDYNWPGNVRELENLIERVVVTTPSDVIDIKDLPMFLLNTNDYCKKVDIEGILPLKEAVELVEKKLIEKAYRKYKSTYEMAKVLGVNQSTVVRKIQKYIKSNALEHD
- a CDS encoding (2Fe-2S) ferredoxin domain-containing protein — encoded protein: MRFNDFYQNLRKSAEEAIKNKRENGKIRAVLGYSICSVSVGANEVLRSMQEVLVEADIDNVILETTGCIGLCSKEPLLDIYMPNGERYTYELVTPSKARAIVISHSLYGEPMEEWLLKM